Part of the Paludisphaera borealis genome, ACGCTGAATGACACGATCACTGTCATTTTCGACAGTCTCGGTCGTGGACGGTTGCGTTTCCCAAATGCCGTGCTGTTAAGAAACCTGGCGACCGCTTTCAAAGGATACATGGACGCGGTCAACGACCTACTCTCTTGCATGGAGTGCCCAGAGATTCCGTTCCCTCAGTTCCCTTCGAACCCTGATTTTCCATTCTGACCACCGTCCCGCAATCCGGAGAGTCGCTTGCCGCTAGGGAGGCGATCAATGGTGTCAGGGGATAAAGTGGGACAGGCAAAGGGGTCAGGAGCGGATGGCATGAATTTACTGAGTCCAGGTTAGCCAACCGGACGACTGCAATAGGGAAACAGGGATTTCGGTGGACCGATCACTCGGCCCGGAGTTCAAGTTATGCTCCGGCGTCGTCCGCTCCCCTCAAGAGGGGCGGCGGCCCCGTCGGTGGCGATCGCGGGGCGGAGCCAGTTCTGGTTGATCACGCGGCCGAAGCGGTTGGAACATGACGGTTCCCGACGTCCTGGTCGCGTCGTGCGAGACGTGCGGCGCGGTCGTGAACGTGCCGCACCAGTCGATGCCGAAGATCAACGCGCATCGTCCAGCGCCAGCATCGGCTTGAATCGTCGGCCCGGCTCGTCGAAGGCGGTGATCGCCTGCCGCCAGTCGGAGAGCGGATAGGACCGAGCTTCGGGCAGCGACGCCCGCCGGAGCATCGGCCAGAGCTTGCGGAACCAACCTTGCCACTCCAGCGGCTTGACCGTACCGAGTCGGTCGCGAAGGTGGAAGCGTTGCAGCTTCGGGCCGGTGGGGATCGGTTGAAACGATTCTCCGGAGAGCAAGCCGTAGGATACGAAGTCCGACGTGCGGGGCATGACGGCCAGGAGGGCCTCGGCGAGCGGGCCGCCGACGGCGTCGAAAGCGACGTCGGCCCGCGACGCGGCGGCGGCGATCGCGTGGGGCTCGGCCATGCTCAGGGGGATGAGACCGAGTTCCGCGAGCGACGCCGCGTGGCTGACGGATCGGCAGACGACGACGACTTCGCGCGCGCCGGCTTCGAGCGCCCATCGGCCGAGCAGTCGGGCGCACGACGAACCGCCGGCGGTCAGGACCACGCGCCGGCCCTCGACCGGCCACGTCTCCAGCATCCGCAGTGCGGCGAGCGGGTTGATGTAGGCTCGCGCGGCGACGGACGTTTCAAGGTCGTCGGGAACCTCGACGAGCCAGGAGGGATCGCAATCGACGTACCGCCGCCAGGTTCCGGGGCCTCGCAGCGGCAGGGCGCGACGCCCCACAAGATGGGCCGATACGTGGTCGGCTTCGACCACCTGGCCGACTCCTTCGTAGCCGGCGACCTGGGGAGGTCGCACGCGATGGCCGTAGGCGCCCGTGATCGGGATCAGGTCGGACGGATTGATCGGGGCGGTGATCATCCGGACGCGGACGGTTCCCGGTGGGCGAGCCCCCAGTTCGGCGGCTTCGAGCGTCAACGCGTCGATCGGCGGGCCGAATCGGCGGTACCAGAGCGCTTCGTCGGTCAACACACGCCTGCCCGCGACTGAATGGTTGTAGCCGGGGTCTGCGACCCCGGGACGCGGGCCGAGGGACCGGATCGGCCTCCGATTTGGAGTGAAGGAGCTTGCTCCCGCATGGGCGACGGGTCAGGCGCGGCGGCAAGCAGCCGCACTCCACTTCACATCCGGCCTCACAGAGGCCGGCTACAAAAGCGTTGTCGCGGAGGGCGAGGCCGCGTATGCCTCGCCCTCCACAACGCAAGAATCCTAATCCGGACCGTCAAATGACCTGATCGCCGCCGATCGAGGTCTGCTGCCCCTTGGGGTCGTGGAGCCGGCCGAGGGTGCTTTCCAGCGAACGGGCCAACTTCTCGGAAGCGCCGTCGACGGCGTCGTCGATCGTGGACGCCTGATGGCTGGCGACGATCGGCTGATGGCCCGCCAGGCGGGCTTCCATCAGGCAACGCTTATCATTCGCCGCGCCTTTGGGACCGTTCACGTCGGCGAGATGAACCTCGACGCGCGTGATCTGGCCTTCGTGGTGCTTCAGGGCCTCTTTAAGTCCACCGGCGATCTCCTCGAAGAGCTTTTCGCTGCCGTGGATGTGATTATCGGTACGGACTTCAACGTGCATGATGGACCTCGTTCCGACTTCGATTTCTAAAAGCCTTCGCGTGATTCAGTTACGGTTAGTGTAGGTCGCGCGGGAGTTTAATCAAGGAGCCCGGCCACGGCCGAAGCTCCTTGAAGGGGCCCCCTCGCAAACCTCTCGCGACTACAACGGCTTCTTGTCGCGATCGCCCAGTCCCCCCTTGAGCGGGATCTTCCGCTCGGGCTTGGGCGCCGGGGGGGTCTCGTCTTCTTCGTCTTCCTCCACGGCTTCCTGCCCCTTGACGGGGAGGAGCGAGAGCGAGATCCGCTTGACGTCGGGCTCGACCTTGAGGATGCGGACCTCGACCTCCTGGTCGGGCTTGACGATGTCGGTGATCCGCCGGACGCGGGTCGGCGACAGCTCGGTGATGTGGATCAGGCCCTCGACGCCGGGCTCGAGCTCGACGAACGCGCCGAACTCCATGAGCTTGGTGACCTTGCCCTTGACCATCGCGCCGCGAGGGTACGTCTCCTCGACGTTTTCCCAGGGGCTTTGCAGAAGCTGCTTGAGGCCGAAGGTCAGCTTTCGCGTCACCTGATCGATCCGGAGGATCTTGACGGTGACCTTGTCGCCGGGCCGGATCACGTCCTCGACCTTGGAGACGCGCACCCAGCTCATCTCGCCGATCGGCAAGAGGCCGTCGACCCCACCGACGTCGACGAAGGCGCCGAAGTCCTTGACCGAGCGGACCACGCCCTCGCGGATCTGACCTTCTTCGAGCGTCGCCCAGGTCTTCTCGCGCATCTCGGCGCGTTCTTGTTCGAGCAGCTCGCGGCGCGAGACCACCAGGTTCTTCTCGCGAGCGTTGGCCTCGGTGACGATCGCGCGGAACTTCTGGTTGACGAACGAGGCGGCGTCCTCGACCCGGTTGAGGTCGATCTGGCTGATGGGCATGAACCCGCGAATGCCGTCGACGTCGACCTCGACGCCTCCCTTGATGGTCTTGGTGACCTTGGCCTCGACGATCGCGCCTTGCTTCAGGTTCTCCCAGTTCGCCTCGATCGCCGAGCCCTTGAGCCGCAGGTGGACGATCCCCTCGCTGCGGTCGAAGTGGTCGACGACGACTTCGATGTCGGTTCCGGGCGCGGGGATTTCACCCTCGAACAGGTCGAGCGGGACGACGCCCTCGCTCTTGCCGCCGAGGTCGATGAACAGGCTCCGGCCGCGCACACTGATGACCCGGCCCATCCGCGGGGCTTGCCCCTGGCTGCGTTCCTGACCCCGGTCGCCCTTGGCGACGGGCGGGCGCTCCGGGCGCTTGGCCCGAGGCGAGGCGACGTCGAAGGTCTTGGGGTCGAAGCCGCTCATGGCCGCTTCAAGCTCGGCGTCCAGGTCGGAGTCCCACTGCCGCTTGAGCGGCAGTTCGGAGGACGCGTACCGCTGGGAGGGATTCGCCAGGGCGGTTTCCATAGCCTCGTCGATCGCCGCGTCGCGCGGCGACGAGGGGGGCGCCGAGCTTCTCGCGGCCTGAGGAGTCGGACTGGACGCCGCCGGGTTGGTCGATTGGTCGTTCGCTTCGGGCATGAATCGAGTCCGTCTGTCAGACAGGTTCAAGGGAATCGGCTTGGTCGAAGGTCCGGCGCAATCCCCGCCGCGGAGCCCCGCTCCTTCCAGTCGAAGGATACCGGCCTTCATCCGAACGCTTCGCGGCCCCTGCATTCTTGCTCGCGTTGAGGGGGATGCACTCTCTCCAGCCTATCCACTTGCAGGAATCGAGCCAAGCCGGAGCCGGTTCCCGCGCCGGAGTGTGCGATCACCGCCGGGCCGACACTGGCCCTTCGTCGCGGGTTCGGGTAGTCTGACGGCCCAGATCGCGGGTGAACGCTCGAATCGGCTGGGATTCGGGCGAATCTTGAATGTTCATCGTATTCGCGGAGTCCAGACGACATGGCGGGACCCACTCTCAACGCCGAGGTGTTCGAGTCGCTGCGGCGGTACAACACCCCGACGATTTCCAACGCGATCGAGCTTTTCAACGTCCGCCCGCGCAACGTCGGCTTCCTGCCGCACACGATCCGCAGTCTGCTCCCCGAAATCGGCCCCATCGTCGGCTTCGCGGTGACCTCGCAGACCCGGGCGCTGCCGCCGGGCCCGGACGAGCCCAGGGGCGAACGGCTCGGAGAATATTTCCGGTACGTGGCCGCCGCGCCCGGGCCGAAGATCGCCGTCGGCGAGGATCTCGACGATCCGGCGGGCCTCGGCGCCCAGTTCGGCGAGGTGACGGCCACGATCCACCAGAAACTCGGTTGCGTCGGCCA contains:
- a CDS encoding zinc-dependent alcohol dehydrogenase family protein; this translates as MLTDEALWYRRFGPPIDALTLEAAELGARPPGTVRVRMITAPINPSDLIPITGAYGHRVRPPQVAGYEGVGQVVEADHVSAHLVGRRALPLRGPGTWRRYVDCDPSWLVEVPDDLETSVAARAYINPLAALRMLETWPVEGRRVVLTAGGSSCARLLGRWALEAGAREVVVVCRSVSHAASLAELGLIPLSMAEPHAIAAAASRADVAFDAVGGPLAEALLAVMPRTSDFVSYGLLSGESFQPIPTGPKLQRFHLRDRLGTVKPLEWQGWFRKLWPMLRRASLPEARSYPLSDWRQAITAFDEPGRRFKPMLALDDAR
- a CDS encoding 30S ribosomal protein S1, which gives rise to MPEANDQSTNPAASSPTPQAARSSAPPSSPRDAAIDEAMETALANPSQRYASSELPLKRQWDSDLDAELEAAMSGFDPKTFDVASPRAKRPERPPVAKGDRGQERSQGQAPRMGRVISVRGRSLFIDLGGKSEGVVPLDLFEGEIPAPGTDIEVVVDHFDRSEGIVHLRLKGSAIEANWENLKQGAIVEAKVTKTIKGGVEVDVDGIRGFMPISQIDLNRVEDAASFVNQKFRAIVTEANAREKNLVVSRRELLEQERAEMREKTWATLEEGQIREGVVRSVKDFGAFVDVGGVDGLLPIGEMSWVRVSKVEDVIRPGDKVTVKILRIDQVTRKLTFGLKQLLQSPWENVEETYPRGAMVKGKVTKLMEFGAFVELEPGVEGLIHITELSPTRVRRITDIVKPDQEVEVRILKVEPDVKRISLSLLPVKGQEAVEEDEEDETPPAPKPERKIPLKGGLGDRDKKPL
- a CDS encoding HPF/RaiA family ribosome-associated protein, with protein sequence MHVEVRTDNHIHGSEKLFEEIAGGLKEALKHHEGQITRVEVHLADVNGPKGAANDKRCLMEARLAGHQPIVASHQASTIDDAVDGASEKLARSLESTLGRLHDPKGQQTSIGGDQVI
- a CDS encoding RraA family protein; its protein translation is MAGPTLNAEVFESLRRYNTPTISNAIELFNVRPRNVGFLPHTIRSLLPEIGPIVGFAVTSQTRALPPGPDEPRGERLGEYFRYVAAAPGPKIAVGEDLDDPAGLGAQFGEVTATIHQKLGCVGHITSGCPRDLDEVGALGFALFGLNPCVSHAYVRLVDFGKPVQIAGVTIAPGDLLHADKHGVCIVPIEVAPKLAEACAEVERLERPLLEICRGTEFDLEEYIRRRIGDQGRLGE